A section of the Glandiceps talaboti chromosome 8, keGlaTala1.1, whole genome shotgun sequence genome encodes:
- the LOC144438722 gene encoding small ubiquitin-related modifier 3-like isoform X4 encodes MSEDKKEVKPEGGNDHINLKVSGQDGTVVQFKIKRHTPLKKLMNAYCVRQGLKVEALRFRFDGNPISEDDTPQKLDMENEDVIDVFQQQIGGYLS; translated from the exons atgtcgGAAGATAAGAAG GAGGTGAAACCTGAAGGAGGCAATGATCATATAAATTTGAAAGTGTCAGGACAG GATGGAACAGTTGTACAGTTTAAAATCAAAAGGCATACACCTCTCAAGAAACTTATGAATGCCTATTGTGTAAGACAG GGCTTAAAAGTTGAAGCTTTAAGGTTTAGGTTTGATGGTAATCCCATAAGTGAAGATGATACTCCTCAAAAG CTTGACATGGAAAATGAAGATGTAATTGATGTGTTCCAACAGCAGATAGGTGGATATTTGTCGTAA
- the LOC144438722 gene encoding uncharacterized protein LOC144438722 isoform X2: MAVCQAIGCSNKIGRVPGKSFFKIPDAAKHNDLAKQWLCNIGVECSVSNFKFSKNKVVCEDHFEPDCFQRDLRNELLNCPQKRKLLKEGAIPTLTLTKRLQQTERFTWLQLDTVEVKPEGGNDHINLKVSGQDGTVVQFKIKRHTPLKKLMNAYCVRQGLQQNAIRFTFDGNRISEEETPSQLDMENEDVIDVFQQQIGGYLS, encoded by the exons ATGGCTGTTTGTCAAGCTATTGGATGTTCTAACAAAATTGGCAGAGTGCCTGGAAAAAGTTTTTTCAAGATTCCGGATGCGGCAAAACACAATGATTTGGCAAAGCAATGGCTTTGTAATATTGGCGTAGAATGTTCTGTCTCCAATTTTAAATTCAGTAAGAACAAAGTGGTCTGTGAAGATCATTTTGAACCTGATTGTTTCCAACGAGATTTGAGAAACGAACTCCTGAACTGTCCCCAGAAACGAAAGTTATTGAAGGAGGGTGCTATACCAACACTTACACTTACCAAAAGACTGCAGCAAACTGAAAGGTTCACATGGCTACAACTGGACACTGTG GAGGTGAAACCTGAAGGAGGCAATGATCATATAAATTTGAAAGTGTCAGGACAG GATGGAACAGTTGTACAGTTTAAAATCAAAAGGCATACACCTCTCAAGAAACTTATGAATGCCTATTGTGTAAGACAG GGTCTTCAGCAGAATGCAATTAGATTTACCTTTGATGGCAATCGTATTAGTGAAGAAGAGACGCCCTCACAG CTTGACATGGAAAATGAAGATGTAATTGATGTGTTCCAACAGCAGATAGGTGGATATTTGTCGTAA
- the LOC144438722 gene encoding small ubiquitin-related modifier 3-like isoform X5, which translates to MSEDKKEVKPEGGNDHINLKVSGQDGTVVQFKIKRHTPLKKLMNAYCVRQGLQQNAIRFTFDGNRISEEETPSQLDMENEDVIDVFQQQIGGYLS; encoded by the exons atgtcgGAAGATAAGAAG GAGGTGAAACCTGAAGGAGGCAATGATCATATAAATTTGAAAGTGTCAGGACAG GATGGAACAGTTGTACAGTTTAAAATCAAAAGGCATACACCTCTCAAGAAACTTATGAATGCCTATTGTGTAAGACAG GGTCTTCAGCAGAATGCAATTAGATTTACCTTTGATGGCAATCGTATTAGTGAAGAAGAGACGCCCTCACAG CTTGACATGGAAAATGAAGATGTAATTGATGTGTTCCAACAGCAGATAGGTGGATATTTGTCGTAA
- the LOC144438722 gene encoding uncharacterized protein LOC144438722 isoform X1 produces the protein MAVCQAIGCSNKIGRVPGKSFFKIPDAAKHNDLAKQWLCNIGVECSVSNFKFSKNKVVCEDHFEPDCFQRDLRNELLNCPQKRKLLKEGAIPTLTLTKRLQQTERFTWLQLDTVEVKPEGGNDHINLKVSGQDGTVVQFKIKRHTPLKKLMNAYCVRQGLKVEALRFRFDGNPISEDDTPQKLDMENEDVIDVFQQQIGGYLS, from the exons ATGGCTGTTTGTCAAGCTATTGGATGTTCTAACAAAATTGGCAGAGTGCCTGGAAAAAGTTTTTTCAAGATTCCGGATGCGGCAAAACACAATGATTTGGCAAAGCAATGGCTTTGTAATATTGGCGTAGAATGTTCTGTCTCCAATTTTAAATTCAGTAAGAACAAAGTGGTCTGTGAAGATCATTTTGAACCTGATTGTTTCCAACGAGATTTGAGAAACGAACTCCTGAACTGTCCCCAGAAACGAAAGTTATTGAAGGAGGGTGCTATACCAACACTTACACTTACCAAAAGACTGCAGCAAACTGAAAGGTTCACATGGCTACAACTGGACACTGTG GAGGTGAAACCTGAAGGAGGCAATGATCATATAAATTTGAAAGTGTCAGGACAG GATGGAACAGTTGTACAGTTTAAAATCAAAAGGCATACACCTCTCAAGAAACTTATGAATGCCTATTGTGTAAGACAG GGCTTAAAAGTTGAAGCTTTAAGGTTTAGGTTTGATGGTAATCCCATAAGTGAAGATGATACTCCTCAAAAG CTTGACATGGAAAATGAAGATGTAATTGATGTGTTCCAACAGCAGATAGGTGGATATTTGTCGTAA
- the LOC144438722 gene encoding uncharacterized protein LOC144438722 isoform X3 has translation MAVCQAIGCSNKIGRVPGKSFFKIPDAAKHNDLAKQWLCNIGVECSVSNFKFSKNKVVCEDHFEPDCFQRDLRNELLNCPQKRKLLKEGAIPTLTLTKRLQQTERFTWLQLDTVEVKPEGGNDHINLKVSGQDGTVVQFKIKRHTPLKKLMNAYCVRQLDMENEDVIDVFQQQIGGYLS, from the exons ATGGCTGTTTGTCAAGCTATTGGATGTTCTAACAAAATTGGCAGAGTGCCTGGAAAAAGTTTTTTCAAGATTCCGGATGCGGCAAAACACAATGATTTGGCAAAGCAATGGCTTTGTAATATTGGCGTAGAATGTTCTGTCTCCAATTTTAAATTCAGTAAGAACAAAGTGGTCTGTGAAGATCATTTTGAACCTGATTGTTTCCAACGAGATTTGAGAAACGAACTCCTGAACTGTCCCCAGAAACGAAAGTTATTGAAGGAGGGTGCTATACCAACACTTACACTTACCAAAAGACTGCAGCAAACTGAAAGGTTCACATGGCTACAACTGGACACTGTG GAGGTGAAACCTGAAGGAGGCAATGATCATATAAATTTGAAAGTGTCAGGACAG GATGGAACAGTTGTACAGTTTAAAATCAAAAGGCATACACCTCTCAAGAAACTTATGAATGCCTATTGTGTAAGACAG CTTGACATGGAAAATGAAGATGTAATTGATGTGTTCCAACAGCAGATAGGTGGATATTTGTCGTAA